The Rhododendron vialii isolate Sample 1 chromosome 5a, ASM3025357v1 genome contains a region encoding:
- the LOC131325805 gene encoding 1-aminocyclopropane-1-carboxylate synthase 7, with product MPIEIEQPAVELSKIAVSETHGEDSPYFAGWKAYDENPYDELRNPSGVIQMGLAENQVSFDMLEEYLEQNSEAASWGNKSSGFRDNALFQDYHGLQSFRKAMASFMEQIRGGRAKFNPDRVVLTAGATAANELLTFILADPGDALLVPTPYYPGFDRDLRWRTGVKIVPIHCDSSNNFQITPQALEAAYKKAESMKIKVRGVLITNPSNPLGATIQRSVLEQILDFATQKNIHLVSDEIYSGSVFSPAEFVSIAEVLESRNYKDSERVHIVYSLSKDLGLPGFRVGTVYSYNDKVVTTARRMSSFTLISSQTQQLLASMLSDTSFTENYIRENRERLRKRYGMIIEGLRKAGIQCLEGNAGLFCWMNLSQFLENPTWESELEIWGKIVSEVKLNISPGSSCHCSEPGWFRVCFANMSEKTLEVALQRIQDFMEQRKRK from the exons ATGCCTATAGAGATTGAGCAACCAGCAGTTGAGCTATCAAAAATCGCAGTTTCTGAAACTCATGGGGAAGACTCCCCATATTTTGCAGGATGGAAAGCGTACGACGAAAACCCGTACGACGAATTACGCAATCCATCAGGAGTCATTCAGATGGGATTGGCAGAAAATCAA GTTTCATTTGACATGCTGGAGGAGTACTTGGAGCAGAATTCAGAAGCAGCAAGCTGGGGGAATAAATCTTCTGGCTTCAGAGATAATGCTTTGTTTCAAGACTATCATGGCCTGCAATCTTTTAGAAAG GCAATGGCAAGTTTCATGGAACAAATAAGAGGGGGGAGAGCAAAGTTCAACCCAGATAGAGTTGTTTTAACAGCTGGTGCAACTGCAGCCAATGAGCTCCTCACCTTCATTTTAGCTGACCCAGGGGATGCCCTGCTAGTTCCTACGCCTTACTATCCAGG ATTTGACAGAGATTTGAGGTGGAGGACCGGAGTGAAAATCGTACCGATCCACTGTGACAGTTCCAACAACTTCCAAATCACCCCACAAGCCTTGGAAGCTGCATACAAAAAGGCAGAATCCATGAAAATCAAAGTGAGAGGAGTGCTCATAACAAACCCATCAAACCCTTTAGGCGCGACCATCCAACGGTCAGTCCTAGAACAAATCCTAGACTTTGCCACACAAAAAAACATCCACTTGGTATCCGACGAGATCTACTCCGGATCTGTTTTCTCCCCCGCGGAGTTTGTGAGCATCGCGGAAGTCCTTGAGTCGCGAAACTACAAGGATTCGGAGAGGGTCCACATTGTTTATAGCCTTTCGAAAGACCTAGGCCTCCCGGGTTTTCGAGTGGGGACTGTGTATTCATACAATGATAAAGTGGTTACCACTGCTAGAAGAATGTCAAGTTTCACCTTGATTTCCTCCCAAACACAACAGCTTTTGGCCTCAATGCTGTCTGATACATCTTTTACTGAGAATTACATAAGGGAAAACAGAGAAAGGCTTAGGAAAAGGTATGGTATGATCATTGAGGGATTGAGGAAAGCTGGTATCCAGTGTTTGGAGGGAAATGCAGGGCTTTTTTGCTGGATGAATTTGAGCCAATTCTTGGAAAATCCCACATGGGAAAGTGAATTGGAAATTTGGGGGAAAATTGTTAGTGAAGTGAAACTGAATATTTCTCCAGGATCTTCTTGCCATTGTTCCGAACCGGGTTGGTTTAGGGTTTGCTTTGCTAATATGAGTGAGAAGACACTTGAAGTTGCACTCCAGAGAATACAGGATTTCATGGAgcagaggaaaagaaaataa